Within Limnothrix sp. FACHB-406, the genomic segment TGCGATGGCCGTTTTGATCCAAGTTTCAAACGTTGGCCGACTCAGTTGGTTTTGGAGCTGATCCAAAACCTGACCCCAGAACGCATCGAGCGATTTTTCCACGGTGGACATCCTCTGGACGAATCTCGATCGAACCCCCATCGCAGGTCACCGGTAGCGATTCCACCCGTGCCCAACACCCCCAACGGTGTATTGCCCCGCGACTTCAGTTCGATGGCAACCATTCGATTGCACTGGTTGACTGCATAGGTTGACTGCATAGGTTGACTGCATAGCATTGACTGCTGGGATGGCAGCGATCGCCACAACCGGCAACCAGTGCAGCGAAGTTATTCTAGCCGTCTTTGTTCGATTGAACGGATCGAACCCGACCCAGCGCACAAAAACCCGGTCAAAATCAACGCAACAGCCCCGAAACCCAGGGCAGCGATCGGGCAGTTGGGTCACCCTCACGCCATTGCGTTGGCCCCGTCAGTAGGTTGGACTGGGCCGATCGGCCCGTCATCAGATTCCTCAAGACCCTGATTCCATGCTGGTCTGGTCGATCGCGCTCCAATCATCAACACAACTCCAGCAGCGAAATGCAGCATGAAGGGTCTGCTCGCTGACATCTAGTGTCCAGCAAAGAGCCATAAACCTATCATGAATCGGGCCAAGGGGCGATCGGCCGGAATTTCTTAAACAATTCATGCGCCTTCCGTGCGCCTTCCATCCGTCTTCCCTGCGGCTCAATCTGCCATTCAGACTTGGCATGGTTAATGACTTGGGTGTAACTGAACGCAACGAATGGGAAGAATTTACGGATAATCTAATGCGGGCCATCTGCCCCTAATTCCTGTTGTTAAACCGATCTGAACCTATGAAGTCCTACCTGGCGGCGGCAGTCCAAATGAACAGCCAGCCCGATCTGGCCCACAACCTGGCCCAAGCCGAAGACTTAATTGATCTGGCCGTGAACCGGGGGGCAGAACTGATTGGCCTGCCGGAAAACTTCTCCTTTTTGGGCGAAGAAAACGCAAAACTCGCCCAGGCCAGCGAGATCGCCGCCGCCAGCGAAAAATTCCTGAAAACCATGGCCCAGAAATATCAGGTCACCATTTTGGGGGGTGGATTTCCCGTGCCAGTGCCGGACAACCAGGTGGCCAACACGGCGCTGCTGGTGGATCCCGATGGCTCCGTGGTGCGATACGAAAAGGTGCATTTGTTCGATGTGGATTTGCCCGATGGCAACACCTACCGCGAATCGCAAACGGTGTTGGCCGGTTCCCACTTGCCGCCCCTCTATCGATCGGACAATTTGGGCAATTTGGGTCTCTCGGTCTGTTATGACGTGCGGTTTCCAGAGCT encodes:
- a CDS encoding carbon-nitrogen hydrolase family protein, which codes for MKSYLAAAVQMNSQPDLAHNLAQAEDLIDLAVNRGAELIGLPENFSFLGEENAKLAQASEIAAASEKFLKTMAQKYQVTILGGGFPVPVPDNQVANTALLVDPDGSVVRYEKVHLFDVDLPDGNTYRESQTVLAGSHLPPLYRSDNLGNLGLSVCYDVRFPELYRHLSKQGADVLFVPAAFTAYTGKDHWQVLLQARAIENTCYAIAPAQTGLHYGRRQSHGHAVIIDPWGTILADAGDPVGLAIAEINPDRLAQVRRQMPCLEHRVFG